A stretch of Natronococcus sp. CG52 DNA encodes these proteins:
- a CDS encoding alkaline phosphatase family protein, translating to MIVLGIDAADYRLVKRWNLENLLLDNHASLETFSHSLETPSTIEVWPSIATGLPPEEHGLSGGSRDRLEWENPALKLASRLTSYLPTEVRYQLGRPFRRTSSLESARIDDSIPHLFDSGHVRNWPGITPAREWGQASEWFGRVSRGELSDEEYFRLEMGNDGRIIGWLEAQALSGVSIAGAHTHGLDHLGHVYAKRPQRLREGYELIDTLVGQLRDLADELVIVSDHGMQQTLTDDPEPGVHSWHAMVSTTMEGDLPDSVFDVRPWIEARLGSESRTENDAATIDAPAEHLRDLGYL from the coding sequence ATGATCGTTCTCGGAATCGACGCGGCCGACTATCGGCTCGTCAAGCGGTGGAATCTCGAGAATCTCCTCCTGGACAATCACGCCTCGCTCGAAACCTTTTCGCACTCGCTGGAAACGCCGTCGACGATCGAGGTCTGGCCGTCGATCGCGACCGGCCTCCCTCCGGAGGAGCACGGGCTCTCCGGCGGAAGCAGGGACAGACTCGAGTGGGAGAATCCGGCGCTCAAACTCGCCAGTCGCCTAACCAGTTACCTCCCGACGGAGGTCAGATACCAGCTCGGTCGGCCGTTTCGTCGAACGTCGTCCCTCGAGTCCGCGCGAATCGACGACTCCATCCCTCACCTGTTCGACTCCGGACACGTTCGGAACTGGCCGGGAATAACGCCCGCTCGCGAGTGGGGTCAAGCGAGCGAGTGGTTCGGACGGGTCTCACGGGGTGAACTCTCCGACGAGGAGTACTTCAGACTCGAGATGGGGAACGACGGCCGGATCATCGGCTGGCTCGAGGCGCAGGCGCTCAGCGGTGTTTCGATCGCCGGCGCACACACGCACGGGCTCGATCACCTCGGTCACGTGTACGCGAAGCGTCCCCAAAGGCTTCGAGAGGGATACGAACTCATCGATACGCTGGTCGGTCAACTCCGCGACCTCGCCGACGAACTCGTGATCGTCTCCGATCACGGGATGCAACAGACGCTGACGGACGATCCGGAGCCCGGAGTGCACTCGTGGCACGCGATGGTTTCGACGACGATGGAGGGAGACCTGCCGGACTCGGTATTCGACGTCCGGCCGTGGATCGAAGCGCGCCTCGGGA